In the Pseudoalteromonas ulvae UL12 genome, one interval contains:
- the recJ gene encoding single-stranded-DNA-specific exonuclease RecJ — MQKQLVARPRVDDTYLSAAIHPVIRQIYAARGVKNDHELNHNAASLLNFKLLKGIDQASEILIEALKKQSKILIVGDFDADGATSTATLMSGLKMFGFEHVDYLVPNRFELGYGLSPQLAEQVVALGADLLITVDNGISCVAGVEIVKQAGMQVIVTDHHLPGEELPNADAIVNPNQHGCAFPSKSLAGVGVAFYLLVALRSYLREQQWFSQLGQPEPNVAQLLDLVALGTVADVVSLDANNRILVHQGLARIRSGKTRPGIAALIDVAKRQASRLSASDFGFSLAPRLNAAGRLDDMSLGIACLLSPEINHARRIASELDSLNQERREIEQSMQVEAQVTLDKLLKAQPEVPDAVCLYQDDWHQGVIGILAGRLKEKYHRPTIIFALGDNDELKGSCRSIEGLHMRDLLEAISTAHPGLILKFGGHAMAAGLSIRASDFARFKQLYSDAVTATLSEEHKKSLILTDGELPSDCYTLDFAQLIKNSGPWGQSFPEPVFADQFALVQQRLVGEKHLKLVVKHRSGLLLDAIAFNVDLQRWPNAAVQQIEAAFVLDINEFRGKFSLQLLVRELKGIA, encoded by the coding sequence ATGCAAAAACAATTAGTTGCTCGTCCACGAGTAGATGACACATATTTAAGCGCGGCGATTCACCCTGTTATCCGCCAAATTTATGCCGCACGGGGCGTAAAAAATGATCATGAACTCAATCATAATGCCGCCTCTTTACTGAATTTTAAATTGCTCAAAGGGATTGACCAAGCCAGTGAAATACTGATTGAGGCTTTAAAAAAGCAAAGCAAAATATTAATCGTTGGCGATTTTGATGCAGATGGCGCAACCAGTACTGCGACCTTGATGTCGGGACTGAAAATGTTTGGGTTTGAGCATGTTGACTATTTAGTCCCCAATCGTTTTGAGCTTGGATACGGCTTAAGCCCGCAATTGGCTGAGCAAGTGGTGGCTTTAGGTGCGGATTTACTGATCACTGTGGATAATGGTATTTCCTGCGTAGCTGGGGTTGAGATTGTAAAACAGGCCGGCATGCAAGTGATTGTCACGGATCATCACTTGCCAGGGGAAGAATTACCTAACGCCGATGCCATTGTTAACCCGAATCAACACGGTTGTGCATTTCCATCAAAATCATTAGCGGGGGTCGGTGTTGCGTTTTATTTGCTGGTGGCGCTTCGGTCGTATTTGCGTGAACAACAGTGGTTTTCACAATTAGGACAACCTGAGCCAAATGTCGCGCAGTTACTTGATTTAGTGGCTCTTGGCACTGTGGCGGATGTTGTCTCATTAGATGCGAATAACCGCATTTTAGTGCACCAAGGTTTAGCTAGAATTCGTTCCGGTAAAACACGCCCCGGTATTGCGGCATTAATCGATGTTGCAAAGCGACAAGCAAGTCGATTGTCGGCTTCCGACTTTGGTTTTTCATTAGCGCCGAGGTTAAATGCGGCCGGTCGCCTAGATGACATGAGTTTAGGCATCGCTTGTTTGCTAAGCCCTGAGATTAATCATGCGCGGCGAATTGCCAGCGAGCTCGATAGCTTGAATCAAGAGCGCCGAGAAATCGAGCAAAGTATGCAGGTTGAAGCGCAGGTTACCCTCGATAAGCTATTAAAAGCACAGCCTGAAGTACCCGATGCGGTGTGTTTGTATCAAGATGATTGGCATCAAGGCGTCATTGGTATTTTGGCGGGGCGTTTAAAAGAGAAATACCACCGACCCACGATTATTTTTGCTCTGGGTGATAATGACGAATTAAAAGGCTCTTGTCGCTCAATAGAAGGGCTGCATATGCGCGACTTACTCGAAGCGATAAGTACGGCGCACCCAGGGTTAATTTTAAAATTTGGTGGCCATGCGATGGCGGCGGGATTGTCTATTCGCGCCAGTGATTTTGCTCGCTTTAAGCAGCTTTACAGCGATGCAGTGACGGCCACATTAAGTGAAGAGCACAAGAAAAGTCTGATTTTAACCGATGGTGAACTGCCGAGCGATTGTTATACCCTTGATTTTGCGCAATTGATTAAAAACTCAGGGCCGTGGGGGCAATCATTCCCTGAACCGGTATTTGCCGATCAGTTTGCGTTGGTACAACAACGCCTTGTGGGTGAGAAGCATTTAAAATTGGTTGTAAAACATCGCAGTGGTTTATTGCTCGATGCTATTGCGTTCAATGTCGATTTGCAGCGTTGGCCCAATGCCGCGGTGCAGCAGATTGAAGCGGCTTTTGTGCTCGATATCAACGAATTTAGAGGCAAATTCAGTTTACAATTGTTGGTTCGGGAGCTAAAGGGGATCGCTTAG
- the dsbC gene encoding bifunctional protein-disulfide isomerase/oxidoreductase DsbC yields MKKLLVALAFASFGSMAAPAVVSSDTVVEVNPIVEKFQALGLTVKDIKPSPIPGLKELITDKGVMYANETGQFLIQGTLIDLDNRVNLTEQALSGVRKSGVAEYTDSMIVYKAPEEKHQITVFTDITCGYCRKLHREIEDYLDAGITVRYLAFPRGGMRSEGYNDLMNVWCASDKLKAMTDAKAGEKVAKVDNCSAPVGEHYQLGQSFGISGTPAIILEDGTLIPGYQPAAALKAQLEAVQ; encoded by the coding sequence ATGAAAAAATTATTAGTGGCGTTGGCTTTTGCATCATTTGGTTCTATGGCGGCACCGGCTGTTGTGAGCAGTGATACAGTGGTTGAAGTAAACCCTATTGTTGAAAAATTTCAAGCACTAGGCCTGACAGTAAAAGATATTAAACCTAGCCCAATCCCAGGATTAAAAGAATTGATCACTGATAAAGGCGTGATGTATGCCAATGAAACGGGTCAGTTTTTAATTCAAGGCACGCTAATTGACTTAGATAACCGTGTCAATTTGACCGAACAAGCACTGAGCGGTGTGCGTAAAAGTGGCGTAGCTGAGTACACAGATTCGATGATTGTTTATAAAGCACCAGAAGAGAAGCATCAAATTACCGTGTTTACCGATATCACTTGTGGCTATTGCCGCAAATTGCACCGTGAAATAGAAGATTATTTAGATGCAGGGATCACCGTACGTTATTTGGCCTTTCCACGTGGAGGCATGCGTAGCGAAGGGTATAACGATTTGATGAATGTGTGGTGTGCAAGCGATAAATTAAAAGCCATGACCGACGCTAAAGCGGGCGAAAAAGTCGCAAAAGTAGATAACTGCAGTGCGCCAGTTGGAGAGCATTACCAATTAGGGCAAAGCTTTGGTATTAGTGGTACTCCGGCGATTATTTTAGAAGATGGCACGCTAATTCCTGGCTACCAACCAGCAGCCGCGCTAAAAGCGCAGCTTGAAGCTGTTCAGTAA
- the xerD gene encoding site-specific tyrosine recombinase XerD produces MSDKKAVFTDPDGFLEQFLDAIWLEQGVSENTLAAYRTDITKFAEFILPRALFEVEQQDVQSYLAYRHDNGFKPRSTARTVSALKRFYQYFIREKQLSFNPMAHIGQPKAGQSLPKTLSEEEVGRLLLAPDLDDPIGLRDKAMLELLYATGLRVSELVGLRIEQINLRQAVVFVKGKGNKERLVPMGEEAQDWIERFIKEGRPQLIKHATDFVFPSKRGIGMTRQTFWHRIKHYAIIAEVKSDLSPHTLRHAFATHLINHGADLRVVQMMLGHSDLSTTQIYTHVAKERLKSLHQAHHPRA; encoded by the coding sequence TTGAGTGACAAAAAAGCAGTATTTACTGATCCTGATGGTTTTCTAGAGCAATTTTTAGATGCTATTTGGTTAGAACAAGGAGTCAGTGAAAATACGCTAGCGGCTTATCGTACCGATATCACCAAATTTGCAGAGTTTATTTTGCCCCGTGCTTTGTTTGAGGTCGAGCAGCAAGATGTTCAAAGCTACTTAGCTTATCGGCACGATAATGGCTTTAAGCCGCGCAGTACCGCGCGAACGGTGAGTGCTCTGAAACGTTTTTACCAGTACTTTATTCGAGAAAAACAACTGAGCTTCAATCCGATGGCTCATATCGGACAACCCAAAGCAGGTCAGAGTTTGCCAAAAACGTTGTCAGAAGAAGAAGTGGGGCGTTTGTTGTTAGCGCCAGATTTAGATGATCCAATCGGCTTGCGTGACAAGGCGATGTTGGAGCTTCTTTATGCTACGGGCTTACGAGTCAGTGAGCTGGTGGGGTTACGAATTGAGCAAATAAATTTGCGCCAAGCGGTTGTATTTGTTAAAGGTAAAGGGAACAAAGAGCGTTTAGTTCCCATGGGAGAAGAAGCGCAAGATTGGATTGAACGGTTTATCAAAGAAGGACGGCCGCAGCTTATTAAGCACGCGACAGATTTTGTCTTTCCGTCAAAGCGTGGGATTGGCATGACCCGACAAACGTTTTGGCATCGTATTAAGCACTATGCAATTATTGCTGAGGTGAAGTCTGATTTATCACCTCATACATTACGTCATGCATTTGCTACGCACTTAATAAACCATGGCGCCGATTTACGAGTTGTACAAATGATGCTTGGACACAGTGATTTATCGACCACGCAAATTTATACCCATGTGGCCAAAGAAAGGTTAAAATCACTCCATCAAGCGCATCACCCTCGTGCATAA
- the fldB gene encoding flavodoxin FldB, whose amino-acid sequence MKIGLFYGSTTCYTEMAAEKMRDILGAELLQLHNIKDESLKNAEAYDFLIFGISTWDFGELQEDWESKWDDINEVNLAGKTIALFGMGDQQGYGQWFQDALGMLHDKIAPQGVNFIGYWPNSNDYEFENSKALTPDGSQFVGLALDEDSQYELSDERIATWIEQVLEQYQAAL is encoded by the coding sequence ATGAAAATTGGTTTGTTTTATGGCTCAACCACCTGCTACACCGAAATGGCCGCTGAAAAAATGCGCGATATCTTAGGTGCTGAACTATTACAGTTACATAATATTAAAGATGAATCACTAAAAAACGCTGAAGCGTATGATTTTTTGATTTTTGGCATTTCCACTTGGGACTTTGGCGAGTTACAAGAAGATTGGGAGTCAAAGTGGGATGATATTAATGAGGTTAATTTAGCTGGGAAAACCATCGCCTTATTTGGCATGGGCGACCAACAAGGTTATGGCCAATGGTTTCAAGACGCTCTTGGCATGTTACATGACAAAATAGCGCCACAAGGGGTTAATTTCATTGGTTATTGGCCAAACAGCAACGACTACGAATTTGAAAACTCCAAAGCCCTCACGCCAGATGGCAGCCAATTTGTCGGTCTAGCCCTTGACGAAGACAGCCAATACGAGCTTAGCGATGAGCGTATCGCGACTTGGATAGAGCAAGTTTTAGAGCAGTATCAAGCGGCTCTTTAA
- a CDS encoding tRNA1(Val) (adenine(37)-N6)-methyltransferase: MSGFQFKQFYVNHSGAAMKVGTDGILLGAWAAISPNQRVLDIGTGSGLISLMLKQREPSCALTAIEIDNLAAMQARDNVVNSPWPDIKVLEQDIQCYTSLQPFDLVVSNPPFFQRSLRGPNEARNTARHTDSLSFSGLFDAFNRLSTHDAKLALVLPAESLDQISRLSTQYGFYLSRITYVKTTLTKPAKRVLIEVSKLKQICLESELIIHQGDGYHLDYIKLCKDFYLKM; the protein is encoded by the coding sequence GTGTCGGGTTTTCAATTTAAGCAGTTTTACGTCAATCATTCAGGTGCTGCAATGAAGGTAGGCACAGATGGGATTTTGCTAGGTGCATGGGCGGCAATCTCACCGAATCAGCGCGTGCTCGATATTGGAACTGGCAGCGGGTTAATTAGTTTGATGCTCAAACAACGAGAGCCCTCCTGCGCATTAACTGCGATTGAAATTGATAACCTCGCGGCAATGCAAGCCCGTGATAATGTTGTTAACAGTCCGTGGCCAGATATAAAGGTGCTCGAGCAGGATATTCAATGCTATACATCGTTGCAGCCATTTGATTTAGTTGTTTCAAACCCACCGTTTTTTCAGCGCAGCTTAAGGGGCCCTAATGAAGCAAGAAATACCGCCCGCCATACCGACAGTTTAAGCTTTTCAGGGTTATTTGATGCGTTTAATCGCCTTAGCACACACGATGCTAAACTAGCATTAGTATTACCCGCCGAGAGCTTGGACCAAATAAGCAGATTATCCACTCAATATGGCTTTTATCTAAGCCGCATCACCTATGTGAAAACCACACTGACAAAACCCGCCAAAAGAGTGTTGATAGAAGTGAGTAAACTAAAACAAATATGCTTAGAGAGTGAACTAATTATTCATCAAGGTGATGGCTATCACCTTGATTACATAAAGTTATGTAAAGATTTTTATTTAAAAATGTAA
- the srmB gene encoding ATP-dependent RNA helicase SrmB gives MQFADLDLDQKILNAVEKAGYKTPTSIQQLAIPEAMAGRDILASAPTGTGKTAAFLLPSIQYLLDFPRRDPGFARILIMTPTRELAYQIHEQCVLFAANTHLKIGVVTGGINYGSHKDIFEKNNDILIATPGRLMDYMNNEEFHAENVEILILDEADRMLDMGFRKEMMKICDEATNRRQCFLFSATLEGDSVERFADNILNDPALLEAESSRKEQGKILQWVHLADSRDHKLDLLEAILKAEDMSKAIVFVKTREKLEELVGLLVARDIKTAWLRGEMPQDKRMAAMANFQAGRMNILVATDVAARGIDVDDISHVINYDMPRTADVYVHRIGRTGRAGKKGIAISLVEAHDVGILKKIERYTEQKLKRRNIKGLEAMHKEAKPPAKKRKDPIKMKAKKKLKKKAKK, from the coding sequence ATGCAATTTGCCGACTTGGATCTTGATCAAAAAATTCTAAATGCCGTAGAAAAAGCGGGTTACAAAACCCCTACGAGCATTCAACAGCTAGCCATTCCAGAAGCGATGGCGGGTCGTGATATTCTAGCCTCTGCCCCTACGGGTACAGGTAAAACGGCAGCGTTTTTACTGCCTTCTATCCAATATTTACTTGATTTTCCACGTCGAGATCCTGGCTTTGCCCGCATATTAATTATGACGCCTACCCGCGAACTGGCATATCAAATTCACGAACAATGTGTTTTATTTGCTGCCAATACACACCTTAAAATTGGCGTTGTCACCGGTGGAATTAACTACGGTAGTCATAAAGACATTTTTGAAAAAAACAACGATATTCTGATTGCGACGCCCGGCCGCTTAATGGATTACATGAATAATGAAGAATTTCATGCTGAAAACGTTGAAATTTTGATTTTAGATGAAGCGGATCGCATGCTCGACATGGGCTTTAGAAAAGAAATGATGAAAATCTGTGACGAAGCCACCAATCGTCGCCAGTGTTTCTTATTCTCAGCAACATTAGAGGGCGACAGCGTTGAGCGTTTTGCCGATAACATCCTCAATGATCCAGCCCTGCTTGAAGCTGAAAGTTCGCGTAAAGAGCAAGGTAAAATTTTGCAATGGGTGCATCTTGCTGATTCGCGTGATCATAAGCTTGATTTACTCGAAGCGATTCTAAAAGCCGAAGACATGAGTAAAGCAATCGTGTTTGTAAAAACACGAGAAAAGCTCGAGGAGTTAGTTGGCTTATTAGTGGCACGTGATATAAAAACGGCGTGGTTACGCGGTGAAATGCCACAAGACAAACGTATGGCAGCCATGGCTAATTTCCAAGCGGGCCGTATGAATATTCTCGTTGCAACTGATGTTGCAGCTCGCGGGATTGATGTTGATGATATCAGCCATGTCATCAACTACGACATGCCCCGTACTGCTGATGTGTATGTACATCGAATTGGTCGCACTGGCCGCGCTGGTAAAAAAGGGATCGCTATTTCGTTGGTTGAAGCGCATGATGTTGGCATCTTGAAAAAGATCGAACGTTACACAGAGCAAAAGCTAAAGCGTCGCAATATTAAAGGCCTTGAAGCTATGCACAAAGAAGCCAAGCCACCGGCTAAAAAGCGCAAAGATCCAATCAAAATGAAAGCGAAAAAGAAGCTAAAGAAAAAAGCTAAAAAATAG
- a CDS encoding S8 family serine peptidase, with the protein MSKYNTVKFRKNAILMALVGGVGFHSVAAEQQSEITDKERFIVQYKINQTFALNQSTSDHQLATIKHNMVQSLAASVHADVVQELPSINGVALVLNADQKAALQNNPNVASVEVDPKRYLLAETTPYGINMVQAKLLSDAMSGNRKVCIMDTGYTLNHPDLPSSGVTGDDGYGANDTGNWYNDGNGHGTHVAGTIAAIGGNNQGVVGVNPSGQLGLHIVKVFNDQGRWAYGSDLIKAISQCQAAGANITSMSLGGGGSSNAERQAFASSYAQGMLHIAAAGNDGNSSLSYPASYDSVVSVAAVDSSENKASFSQFNNQVEIAAPGVGVNSTWNNNGYKSISGTSMATPHVSGVAALVWSNNVSCSNQQVRDALNATAKDKGTSGRDTSYGYGIVQAKAASDYLANDCGSGGGTDKAPVALFSVELNGNQAKFTNQSSDDKGIVSYAWQFGDAANSTSTQQNPSFTYALDGQYTVNLTVTDTADQSTTFSQQVTISTDPNNGCDGLAAWNAATSYKVGDKVAYNDKQFEATWWSTGANPEVYSNAWKRLGNCNGGGDTNQAPVANFTFNTQQLAVSFSDSSTDDKGVVSHAWTFGDGTSSSQPSPNHTYSQAGTYLVTLTVADAEGKQASKSQQVQVSESQQGCAGVVSWTNGAVFVAGDQVAYQNIKYTANWWTKGDNPADNSGQYKVWTANGSCN; encoded by the coding sequence ATGAGCAAGTACAACACAGTTAAATTTCGCAAAAATGCGATATTAATGGCGCTAGTTGGGGGAGTCGGTTTTCACAGTGTCGCAGCAGAGCAACAAAGTGAGATAACTGATAAAGAACGCTTTATTGTTCAATATAAAATAAATCAAACATTTGCACTCAACCAAAGCACTTCCGATCATCAACTGGCGACCATAAAGCACAATATGGTGCAGTCGCTAGCAGCTTCTGTTCATGCTGATGTGGTGCAAGAATTACCTTCTATCAATGGTGTCGCCTTAGTGCTTAATGCCGATCAAAAAGCTGCGTTACAAAATAACCCAAATGTGGCCAGCGTTGAAGTGGATCCAAAGCGCTATTTATTAGCAGAAACCACCCCTTATGGTATTAATATGGTACAAGCTAAGTTGTTGTCTGATGCGATGAGTGGCAATCGCAAAGTGTGTATCATGGATACAGGTTATACCCTGAACCACCCTGATTTACCAAGCTCAGGTGTGACCGGAGATGATGGTTATGGCGCAAATGATACGGGCAATTGGTATAACGATGGCAATGGCCATGGTACACACGTTGCAGGCACAATCGCTGCTATTGGTGGAAACAATCAAGGAGTGGTCGGGGTTAATCCTTCAGGACAATTAGGGCTGCATATTGTTAAAGTGTTTAATGATCAAGGGCGCTGGGCGTACGGCTCGGATTTAATCAAAGCGATTAGCCAGTGTCAGGCGGCAGGTGCGAATATTACCTCTATGAGTTTAGGGGGCGGTGGCTCATCTAATGCTGAGCGCCAAGCATTTGCGAGTAGCTATGCACAAGGTATGCTCCATATTGCGGCTGCTGGTAACGATGGAAATAGCTCGTTAAGTTATCCGGCATCGTATGATTCTGTTGTGTCTGTTGCTGCGGTAGACAGCTCAGAAAATAAAGCCTCATTCTCACAGTTTAATAATCAAGTTGAAATTGCAGCGCCGGGTGTTGGGGTTAATTCGACTTGGAACAACAATGGCTATAAAAGTATCAGCGGTACGTCGATGGCGACGCCACATGTTTCAGGTGTTGCTGCATTAGTGTGGAGTAACAATGTTAGCTGTAGCAATCAACAAGTACGTGATGCACTCAATGCCACCGCAAAGGATAAAGGTACGTCGGGGCGCGATACGTCTTACGGTTATGGTATCGTGCAAGCGAAAGCGGCTTCGGATTATCTTGCGAATGACTGTGGAAGCGGTGGTGGGACAGATAAAGCGCCAGTTGCGTTGTTTAGTGTCGAATTGAATGGCAATCAAGCGAAGTTCACCAATCAGTCTTCAGATGATAAAGGCATTGTCAGTTACGCTTGGCAATTTGGTGATGCGGCTAATTCAACCTCCACACAGCAAAATCCAAGCTTTACTTATGCCCTTGATGGCCAATATACGGTTAACTTGACGGTTACTGATACTGCAGACCAATCAACAACGTTTTCACAACAAGTCACCATTAGTACCGATCCAAATAATGGCTGTGATGGCTTAGCAGCATGGAATGCGGCAACATCTTATAAAGTTGGCGACAAAGTGGCTTATAACGATAAGCAGTTTGAAGCAACGTGGTGGTCTACAGGTGCGAACCCAGAAGTGTATAGTAATGCCTGGAAACGTTTAGGTAACTGTAATGGCGGCGGGGATACCAATCAAGCGCCAGTGGCCAACTTTACTTTTAATACTCAGCAATTAGCGGTTAGTTTTAGCGATAGTTCAACGGATGATAAAGGTGTGGTCAGCCATGCTTGGACATTTGGCGATGGGACTAGTTCATCACAGCCGTCACCAAATCATACTTATAGCCAAGCTGGCACGTATTTAGTGACTTTGACTGTGGCAGACGCCGAAGGCAAGCAAGCAAGTAAATCTCAACAAGTGCAAGTTAGTGAATCACAACAAGGTTGTGCCGGTGTCGTTTCATGGACAAATGGCGCGGTGTTTGTTGCGGGCGATCAAGTGGCCTATCAAAATATCAAATACACTGCAAACTGGTGGACTAAAGGCGACAATCCTGCCGATAACTCAGGCCAATATAAAGTGTGGACAGCCAATGGTAGCTGTAACTAA
- the yaaA gene encoding peroxide stress protein YaaA: protein MITVISPAKNLDFETPVATAEFSQPEFLDQSAQLIEVCRQLTPAELGSLMKISDKLAGLNAARFTQWTMPFSPDNARPAMFAFNGDVYGGLDVHSMDEASLSYAQSHLRILSGLYGLLKPLDLMQAYRLEMGTRLTNERGSNLYQFWGKMLAEKLNSVLAENNTELLVNLASNEYFKAVDKKAFKGTIITPIFKDCKNGQYKVISFYAKKARGMMARFIIDRQITSLDALQQFNSEGYYFSPEHTAKSHEPVFLRAEQ from the coding sequence ATGATCACTGTTATTTCTCCTGCGAAAAATTTAGATTTTGAAACGCCTGTGGCGACGGCTGAGTTTTCTCAACCCGAGTTTCTCGATCAAAGTGCGCAACTCATTGAAGTATGTCGTCAGCTAACACCCGCTGAGCTGGGTAGTTTAATGAAAATTAGCGATAAGCTAGCGGGATTAAATGCCGCACGCTTTACTCAATGGACGATGCCTTTTTCACCAGACAATGCCCGCCCTGCGATGTTTGCATTTAATGGGGATGTGTATGGTGGGTTAGATGTGCATTCAATGGATGAGGCGAGCCTTAGTTATGCTCAGTCTCACTTGCGTATTTTGTCTGGTTTATACGGCCTGTTAAAGCCACTCGACCTGATGCAAGCTTATCGTTTAGAAATGGGCACTCGCTTAACGAATGAACGTGGTAGCAATCTGTATCAATTTTGGGGCAAGATGTTAGCTGAAAAGCTCAATAGTGTGTTAGCTGAAAATAACACTGAGTTATTGGTGAACTTAGCATCGAATGAGTACTTTAAAGCTGTTGATAAAAAGGCCTTCAAAGGCACGATTATCACCCCCATTTTTAAAGATTGTAAAAATGGTCAATACAAGGTGATTAGTTTTTATGCCAAAAAAGCGCGCGGCATGATGGCGCGTTTTATTATTGACCGTCAAATCACCTCGTTAGATGCTTTACAGCAATTTAATAGTGAAGGGTACTATTTTAGCCCTGAACACACAGCCAAATCGCACGAGCCGGTATTTTTGCGTGCAGAACAATAA
- the tal gene encoding transaldolase: MSTVLAALKAQSTIVADTGDIEQIKKHTPQDATTNPSLLLNASKIAAYQPLLQQAWAYAKANRSDEAKQVELACDYFAVLIGKEIADVVPGYISTEVDARLSFDTNAMINKAKELLSLYQEQGVSQDKVLIKIASTWEGIKAAEVLEKDGIKCNLTLLFSQAQARACADANVFLISPFVGRILDWHVANGMEKPTDPLQDPGVQSVRSIYEFYKTHGYDTVVMGASFRNTGEILALSGCDKLTISPALLSELEAMTDAPNYQLEQFSVQFDKPAALSESEFRWQHNQDAMATEKLAEGIRAFAAAQVDLENCFKKL, encoded by the coding sequence ATGAGCACAGTCTTAGCGGCTTTGAAAGCCCAATCAACTATCGTTGCCGACACCGGTGATATCGAACAAATTAAAAAACACACACCACAAGATGCAACGACTAATCCGTCATTGTTATTAAATGCGAGCAAAATTGCCGCATATCAGCCGTTATTACAACAAGCTTGGGCGTATGCTAAAGCTAATCGTTCAGATGAAGCCAAACAAGTTGAACTAGCCTGTGACTACTTTGCAGTATTAATCGGTAAAGAAATTGCCGACGTCGTCCCAGGTTACATCTCGACCGAAGTTGATGCACGTTTATCTTTCGACACTAACGCGATGATCAATAAAGCAAAAGAGCTATTATCTCTGTATCAAGAGCAAGGTGTTAGCCAAGATAAAGTACTGATCAAAATCGCATCAACGTGGGAAGGTATTAAAGCTGCTGAAGTACTTGAAAAAGACGGCATCAAATGTAATTTAACCTTGTTATTTAGCCAAGCTCAAGCCCGTGCTTGTGCTGATGCAAATGTCTTTTTAATCTCGCCTTTTGTAGGTCGTATTTTAGATTGGCATGTTGCTAATGGAATGGAAAAACCCACCGATCCACTTCAAGATCCAGGTGTACAATCTGTTCGCAGTATTTATGAATTTTACAAAACCCATGGCTACGACACCGTCGTAATGGGAGCAAGCTTCCGTAACACTGGTGAGATTTTAGCGCTAAGCGGTTGCGATAAGTTAACAATTAGCCCTGCACTATTGAGTGAATTAGAGGCGATGACCGATGCACCTAATTATCAACTAGAGCAATTTAGCGTACAATTCGATAAACCAGCGGCCTTAAGTGAAAGCGAATTCCGCTGGCAGCATAATCAAGATGCAATGGCGACGGAAAAATTAGCCGAAGGTATACGTGCCTTTGCAGCCGCGCAGGTTGATCTCGAAAATTGCTTTAAAAAACTATAA